From the genome of Macrobrachium nipponense isolate FS-2020 chromosome 29, ASM1510439v2, whole genome shotgun sequence, one region includes:
- the LOC135206024 gene encoding craniofacial development protein 2-like yields the protein MNAKVGKEIAAFTGTIGTHSLHENSNDNGIRLATLATEYNLVVGGTLFPHKEKHKGTWLSPDGNITNQIDHMLVKRKFRSALMDVRAYWGVDCDSDHYMVAAKIRIRLVIKRKNGGQTAKIDTEKLKEEETRLQYQVEVENRLQH from the coding sequence ATGAATGCTAAAGTAGGTAAAGAAATAGCAGCTTTTACGGGAACTATAGGCACACATAGCTTACATGAAAATAGTAATGACAATGGGATTAGACTGGCAACACTAGCCACAGAATACAATTTAGTAGTAGGAGGCACTCTGTTcccacacaaagaaaaacataaGGGCACTTGGCTTTCACCTGATGGAAATATAACCAATCAAATTGATCACATGTTAGTCAAAAGGAAATTTAGATCAGCGCTGATGGATGTGAGAGCATACTGGGGAGTGGATTGTGATTCAGATCATTACATGGTGGCAGCAAAAATACGTATAAGATtagtaataaagagaaagaatggaGGGCAAACAGCTAAGATAGATACTGAGAAACTGaaggaagaggaaacaagattGCAATATCAGGTTGAAGTAGAGAATAGATTGCAGCATTAG